ATGCGTGTATCAATGTTTTCTGAAACAGGCCATTGCACGCGTGTGCTTTGTTATTCCGTTCATGCATCCTTTTGACTCGATTGCGCTGCCCAGACCAGGAGACAGGCTTCACACTTTCCATATTAATCCATGTGCGCACATGAGAGGGATTCTCGAAATCACTACAGCCCTCCATACATTAGAGACCTTTGTTAGGAATAGCCAAGATAATCTATCATAAGCTTTGGTCTTATCTAGCTTTAGGATGACATTAGGTCCAGCCTTAGTTCTAAGCCTAATGTCAGTCACTATCTCCTGAGTTAGAAGGAAGTTTTCTACTATATTCCTGCCCTTAACAAAACCTGACTGTTCCTCCGATATCAGACTTGGGAGATATTTCACTAGCCTTTCATGCACGACCCTCGATATAACCTTGTTTGAAAAATTACTGAGGCTTATTGGTCTTAGATCAGAAAAAATTacaacttcttttttctttggtagaAGAACTAGGTTGGAGTGTGTCACACACTTGGGTAGCTCATGACCATTGAAAAAAGCCCTCACCATGTCGTACAGGTTATCCCCTATTATGTCCCAACAAGAATGATAGAATTTGCATGTCATACCGTTTGGCCCCCCAGCACTATCACCATTTAGTCCGAGTACTGCCACTTTAACCTCCTCTTTTGTTAGCTGCTTAATCAATTCTGCATTCTGCTCATTGTTAATCAGATTAGGAACATGCTCTAGGATATCAAATGATGAAGGAGTAGCTGCTTCTGTGAACTGTTCCTCGTAGAATTTGATAGCCTCTTCTgcaatttcttgttcttcttcaatcCATGTTCCTCTACTCTTTTGAATTCTTTTAAGCTGAAGTCTCTTCCTCCTACCTCTCACTTGTGCGTGAAAGAACTTAGTGTTCATATCCCCTTCCTTGAACCAAGTCATGCCTGCCTTTTGTTGCCAATATTTCTCCTCTAGTGCAAGACATTTGATCAATTCTGCCTGAACCTTTTGTAGCCTTTCCCTATTCATCCCTGTAGGATTTGCTTCAAATTCTGCTTCATGAACTATCACTACCTCCTCCATGCTTGCTATCTTTTGGAAAATATCTCCAAATGTAGCCTTAATCCACAGTGAAAGGGCCTTCTTTAGTTTTTTTAACTTATGATTAAAAAGAATATAAGGATTTGTACTGAAATCAGCTGTCCAATTCTCTTTCACCACATCTTTAAAAGTTGCATGTTCCACCCAGAAATTCAAGAACTTAAAAGGCTTTTTAATTGGTGGATTCTCGATATCACACTTCAGATACATTGGACTATGATCGGAACCAGTCTTTGACAAATGTTGCACCTCTATTCCTAGAAATGTTTGTTGGAACTGAAGATTGGCCAACCGTCTATCTAGCCTTTTGAATATACAGTCTTCCTCTACTctcccattccaccatgtaaaaATGCTACCTTTAAATCCAAGGTCGAAGAGATTGCAAGTGTTGACGCAGTGtcgaaaatcatcaatttcattcaATGACACAGGTAACCCACCAAACTTCTCTTCTTCATGCCATAttacattgaaatctcctcctacaATCCATGGTGCATCCATATCCCTTGCCATTGCATATAATGAATCTCATAATTCTATCCTATCAATTGCATCACACTTAGTATATATCAATGTTAGGACAAACTCCACATGCGATTCAGTATGAAACAATCTTAGTGTTAATTGTTGCACCATATTGTACATAGCAGTTACCTCAAATACCTCATCTATGAAAGCCCAGATCTTGTTTGAAACATTTGAAATTGCTTGTGCAAGTCCTATCTTGTTTCTGTACCTTTCCAGTTTTTTTGCTTGTTGATTTGGCTCCATTAATCCTACAAATTCATAGTGATTTTTCCTGTGCATTTTTGTCACCCTTTCAAAGGCCTGTTGTGTGTTGACTGGCCTTATATTCCAAATGAGAGCATTCATCACTAATTGTTTGATTTAGTTAGCATTCTCCTTGTGTGCACCCCAGGTTTTGGGACTGCCAAATTATctttttgttgcttcttcttACCTTTTGCTGCCGATTTTGCCTTTTCCACTTTCGTAGGTGATAAGTCACCTTGCCTTGCAGCATTCATAAGGTGTTGGGTAGTTGATTCTTGATCCATGTCGTATCCTGATCTACCAGGATCTTCTCCTTCTTCATTGTCTTCTTTCCCTCCTGATGTAACTCCAAATGCATTCTTTTTAGGGACCAAGGCCTTCTCTTCTCCTCGTTTTAACAGCTGCAACAGGTTTTTCTCCAATGTAACAGTAACATTtactatttttgttttttgttttgtctgtttctCCTTCTCTGTTGTGTTGTGTCCTTGTGGGTCTTCTTGTGATTTCTGATGTTTATCTTCTTCTGTTCCTCCAGGATCATTTACCTCTGATCCTCCCATTATTAAAAAATTACCAGTTGTATTGTTGTCATTGGCATTGAGCTCTCCATTTAcactttgctcatcttcttttttgtccttctcatttgGTTCCTCGTCTGCTTGTGCTCCTAGTGGTACTTCGTTCTCCTCTGAATCGTATTCCCTTTGTGCATCCTATAGCCTGCCTCCACAGCCTTGcactctttctttaaatgtagaCGATTTTGACCCTTCTGCTTGAGAATTTAGAGTTTTATTAAGTACCTTGTTCACTAATGTATCTTGTGATGGAATTTCCTGGCATGATGTATTTATCTTCACTATTCCTTCTCTTGTTTTATCCTTGAAACTTCTTTCTACCCATTGTGCAGTATCATTTTTTGCTTTTGATGCCTCATTTCCATTGACTAGACCATTAGTGGAACCAATCCCCGAAGAGTTAATATGAAAAGCTTGTGCTGCTGGATTTAACTTTCCCTCATTATTGACCATATTTTTTGGTTTTTGCTTCATAGATGCTTGGTTATGAAGTGCTGAACTGTTTGTTGTTGCATTAGCTACCACCATTGCCAATTGACTAACATGttcttcctcttcatccatcCCTTGTAATATTGCAAACTTGTTAGCTACTTGAACATGATCATTATCTTCATTGTCTACTACCACCAATTCCTTACCACTGTTGCTTTGTGCTTCTGCTTGTCTCTCTACAGTGCTTGTACCCTCCTTGTTCTTATTGTTTTCATGCTGCTTAACTGGTTCCATCTCCATTCCATTATTATTGAGACTAGTATTTTGAATTACTACATTTCTAACTCTGTTGTCCTTCACTTCCTTCCATTGCTCTTTTGCTGTAACATTCACATTACCCACCACCTTTCCACTAGATAACATCATTATAGGCTGTGAGTTCCCTATGTCCTATTTCTTAGCTGTATCTGCTTGGTTATCATTCTCCTTCTCCACATATAGTTCAGGGTGTATCCTCCAGCATTCAAATTGATCATTCCCTTGAAGTTTACAATGTCTGCAATATTTAGGCAGCATGTCATATTGAATTCTCACCCATTCAGTTCTTGTTGTTCCTTTAGCTTCATTGAATATGTCCATCCTCACCTTTTTAGGCAAATCTGCAAGTAGATCAACTAGTACCTTCACCCTGGCACAACTAGGTCTAGTTTTATTAATTGTTGCCATGTCTAGATGCATAGGTTTACCTACTACTGTAGCTAGAGAAAATAGACATTCCTTCACAAAAAAGGTTGGCAATAGACCTGGGAATGAAATCCAAGCCATTCCCTTGGGTGTTTCTTCATCTGCTCTAAACTTTGAGTCATAAATCAATGGCCTAAGCTGATATTGATAGCCATCCCTGTCCTTTATGTAATgagtttttgatgagaaatgGAGATAGTCGTGCCTTAACGTCATTCTAATCAAAATATGTCTATCCCTTAGAAATCCAATGTTACATTCACTTTTAATTCCGCATTGAATTGGTATTAACTTACGCAGTTGTTGAATTTCTGGGCTGCCATAAGAACATTTACCAACTATTACATATTGTAATCCTTCGATGATATCCATCCTTTCTACTTCTACTTCTGTGAACTGAATAACATGTTCTCCGTTCAATATTGTAGGTGGTCGAATGGGAATTGGCTTAACTTCCTGTTGCTCCTGCATTACATCATTTAAAGTGCAAGGTTTCAGAAATTTGGAGTAATCCATCGGCTGTTTCTTGTTATTTGTGTTCTCTGATGTTTGTGCAATGTTTGGAGGAGGTTGTGTAGGCAGCGCAGCCACCAAATGTGGCTGGCCACCTGCTTGTGTGTCCATTACAGATGTAATTCTTTAGCACTTTAATTACatgactg
This sequence is a window from Nicotiana sylvestris chromosome 3, ASM39365v2, whole genome shotgun sequence. Protein-coding genes within it:
- the LOC104212169 gene encoding uncharacterized protein, whose translation is MLSSGKVVGNVNVTAKEQWKEVKDNRVRNVVIQNTSLNNNGMEMEPVKQHENNKNKEGTSTVERQAEAQSNSGKELVVVDNEDNDHVQVANKFAILQGMDEEEEHVSQLAMVVANATTNSSALHNQASMKQKPKNMVNNEGKLNPAAQAFHINSSGIGSTNGLVNGNEASKAKNDTAQWVERSFKDKTREGIVKINTSCQEIPSQDTLVNKDAQREYDSEENEVPLGAQADEEPNEKDKKEDEQSVNGELNANDNNTTGNFLIMGGSEVNDPGGTEEDKHQKSQEDPQGHNTTEKEKQTKQKTKIVNVTVTLEKNLLQLLKRGEEKALVPKKNAFGVTSGGKEDNEEGEDPGRSGYDMDQESTTQHLMNAARQGDLSPTKVEKAKSAAKGKKKQQKDNLAVPKPGVHTRRMLTKSNN